A DNA window from Lycium ferocissimum isolate CSIRO_LF1 unplaced genomic scaffold, AGI_CSIRO_Lferr_CH_V1 ctg258, whole genome shotgun sequence contains the following coding sequences:
- the LOC132043543 gene encoding tropinone reductase homolog At5g06060-like, whose protein sequence is MAKIAGSRWSLTGLVALVTGGTKGIGHAIVEELAELGATVYTCSRKESELNERLQEWSAKGLQVKGSVCDVSSREQRVQLMERVSLAFDGKLNILINNVGTNMWKHTVEYTAEDYAYMMATNLESSFHMCQLAHPLLKSSGAGTIVFMSSVAGLVHLSGTSIYGATKGAMNQLTRNLACEWAKDGIRVNGVAPWYINTPLVENLLEDKAFMEGVISRTPLKRPGEAEEVSSLVAYLCLPAASYVTGQVIAVDGGFTVYGIYNMIYPFG, encoded by the exons ATGGCAAAGATTGCAGGATCCAGATGGTCACTTACTGGTTTGGTGGCTCTCGTCACTGGCGGCACTAAGGGAATTGG GCATGCAATTGTGGAGGAGCTTGCTGAACTTGGTGCAACAGTGTACACATGTTCAAGGAAAGAATCAGAACTCAATGAACGTTTGCAAGAGTGGTCTGCCAAAGGCCTTCAAGTAAAAGGTTCAGTATGCGATGTATCTTCTAGAGAGCAAAGAGTACAACTCATGGAAAGGGTTTCCTTGGCATTTGATGGAAAACTCAACATTCTT ATAAACAATGTTGGGACAAACATGTGGAAGCATACTGTCGAATATACTGCCGAAGATTATGCCTATATGATGGCTACCAATTTAGAATCTTCATTCCATATGTGTCAACTTGCTCATCCTCTCCTGAAATCATCTGGAGCTGGAACTATTGTTTTCATGTCCTCTGTTGCTGGTCTTGTCCACCTGTCTGGGACTTCTATTTATGGAGCAACAAAAG GGGCAATGAATCAGCTGACAAGAAATTTGGCTTGTGAATGGGCAAaagatggtattcgggttaaCGGTGTTGCACCCTGGTACATAAACACTCCCCTCGTCGAAAAT TTGCTGGAGGATAAAGCTTTTATGGAAGGAGTAATATCAAGAACTCCTCTTAAGCGTCCTGGAGAAGCTGAAGAAGTTTCATCATTGGTCGCTTATCTTTGTCTTCCTGCTGCTTCCTATGTCACTGGCCAGGTTATAGCAGTTGATGGAGGATTCACTGTCTATGGCATTTACAATATGATCTATCCATTTGGATAA